A segment of the Vagococcus hydrophili genome:
AAAATAAGATAAACTGATGAAAAGGGGTGATTTGATGAATATAAAGTATAATACATCTTATTTTGCTGATTTAAATTTTGTTGATTCTCCAAAAGACTATTATTTTCTTATGACAAGTAATACATTTTTATATGACGAACAATTTTTAAGAGTAACGGATCTCCTAACTGAAAAAATAACGTTCTCAGATGGATTTATGGTAGAACAATTATTAGAAACGATTCATATTGAAAAATTCAAACTACCAATAGATTACAAATGGTACTCAAACCTAATTAGTTGTTGGGCTGATGAGCGGACGATTTTTATAAATAATGACGAACTTATAATAAAAGAATTATCAGAAGAGGAAATACTTTTAGTGGCTGTTAAAAATAATTTAGATCCTAAGATTAAAGATATACTTTACTTATTTAATTTTCAAGACGTAGAAATTTTTTTGGTGAATCACCAACATTATTTTTCAGAAAAAGAAGTAAGAATCTTAAATCACTTATATGGTAAATCACCTCACTCGTATTATCAACCACCAGATAGCATGCTAGAAATAAAGACGAAAAAACTAAAACAAGAATATGAGATTATTAAAAAATTTAGTTTATGGAAAAAAATAGTCATCACTTTAATAACTTTATTATTAAGTTTTCAGATACTTCCTCTTCTGGAATCGGGATTGAAAGATAGGTATTTTATATTAGAATTTTTAGTAATCGTAGTGTTACTTTTTTTAGTCTCTCATATACTAATATTTTTAACAGATAAAATATTTAAAAAAGATGATGAATAAAAATAACGATATTTATAAAAACTCACAAAGTATCTAAAAGCCTTTCCAATCAAAGGTTTATAGATACTTTATTAATTTAAAGAAACGTTTCAATGAATATTTAATAAAAAAGGACATAAAACTAGTTGTAAACGGTTTATTTTTGTGATATTATCTGTTTGTCGAAACGTTTCACCAAATTAGAAAGGAGGCTTTACTTTGATGAAATCAAAGTTTAATCGGTTTTTATCTCAATGGCAATTACAATGGATGGTTCTTCCGGGAATTGCTTTTATGATTGTTTTTAATTATATTCCAATTTATGGGATATCTATCGCATTTAAGAACTACACAGTTGTGGATAGTGTGTCTACTGCCAATTGGGTAGGATTAGAAAATTTCAGAATTATTTTCGAAGACACATTCTTTTGGGAAGCAGTTCGAAATACGTTAGCCATTAGTTTACTAAAACTAGCGTTAGGATTTTTTATTCCAATTGCTTTAGCCATTATGATTTATGAGATGAAAGACGGAAAGCTCAAAAAAACGATCCAAACCATTTCTTACATTCCCCATTTCTTTTCTTGGATTGTATTAGGAGGGATGATGATTAGTTGGTTGTCAACTTCCGGATTCTTTAACCAAGTCTTAATGTCCGTTGGTTTAATGGACAAAGGAGTTAATCATTTACTTGAACCAAGTAAATATTGGTGGATAGCAGTCTTCTCTGATTTATGGAAAGAAGTTGGTTGGGGGACGATCCTTTACTTAGCAGGAATGTCTAAAATTGACCCAACTTACTATGAAGCAGCAAGGATGGATGGTGCAACTAAATTAACACAAATTAGAACCATTACCTTGCCTCTATTAACACCAATCATTTCTTTAAATTTAATCTTAGCAGTGAGTAACATTTTAGGTTCTAACCTTGATCAAACATTTGTACTGATGAATTCACAAAATCAAAACCGTTCAGAAGTTATTAACTCATTCGTTTATAAAATGGGGATCACACAAGGTGATTTCTCATACGCGACGGCAGTTGGTTTAGGTGTTTCGATTATCTCAATTATCTTGTTACTGATCACAAATAAAGTAACGAAGAAAATGAATAATGGTCAATCAGTTATCTTGTAGAAAATGGAGGTGAACTAAAATGCATAAGAGAAAAAAAGAAAATCGAACCTTTAATATTATTAATACAACCTTACTTATCTTGTTCGCTTTAATAATTGTTGTCCCACTTTGGAACATTGTTGTTTCGTCTTTAAGTGCAGGAGCGGGTACTGGTAATTCAGGGTTAGTGTTAATCCCCAAAGATTTTACTTTAGAAAATTATAAAAAAGTGTTAACAGATGAAAGTATTCCGAGAGCCTTACTCATCTCGATTTTAAAAACAGTCATTGGTGCATTTACCCACGTAGCCTTTTGTGCGGTGTTTGCTTATGCCTTGAGTAAACAAAAACTAGCAGGTAGAAGTGTCTATGCCATGATGGGCGTTATTACCATGTACTTTAGTGGTGGTATGATTCCAACGTACCTATTGATTAAGTCTTTAGGCTTACTTGACACATTTTGGGTCTACATTATTCCAGGTTTGTTTAGTTACTATGATGTAGTGATCTTAATGAACTTCTTTAGAGATGTACCACCGTCATTAGAAGAATCAGCAAAAATCGACGGTGCCTCAGAGTTCACAATTTTTAGAAAAATCTATGTTCCACTTTCTAAACCAGCCTTAGCAACCATTCTTTTATTTAATGGTGTGGCTCAGTGGAATGACTTTATGACCACTAAATTATATGTTACAAACGAAAAATTATATCCATTACAAATGAAAATATATGAAATCATTGTTCAGTCTAATATGACGGCAATGTCAAATAGTGGAAGTACCGACGTGATTGTTGAATCAAGTACAAAAGGGGTTCAACTGGCAACGATCGTCATTACAACGATTCCAATCTTAATTATTTATCCATTGTTACAAAAACACTTTATGGGTGGCATGATGGCGGGAGCCGTTAAAGAATAATAAACATAATCAGAAGGGTGAAAATATAAATGAAAAAAGTAGTTCTTGGTTTATTAACAGCAACATTAGCATTAACTCTAGCAGCATGTGGTAACGACAAAAAAGATGCGGGCAAAGATTTCAGTATCAAAGATCGTTACGAATTGGATGAAAAAACTCCAGCTTGGAAATTAGATAAGAAAAAAGAAACAACAGAATTAACTTGGTACATTAATGCTGATTGGAAAATGACGCCATTCGGAACAGATGCAACAACGAAAAAAATCAAAGAAGATTTAAACATTGATGTGAAATTCGTGACTGGAGATGATGCGAAATTAAATGCTTTAATCTCAAGTGGGGATCTGCCTGATATTGTGACATTAATGAAAAAAGATAGTCCAGCTGGAAATAAAGCTGATAAATGGGCATATTCTTTAAATGACTTAGCAGAAAAATATGATCCATATTTAAACACAGTCGTGACAAAAGATACCTTTAACTGGTTTGCTTTAGAAGACGGTAAAACATACGGCTATCCAAACTATTCAAACACACAAAAAGATTATGACAACAACGTCATTCCAGCAAACGACGCATTTGTGATTAGAAAAGATGTTTACGAAAAACTTGGAAAACCTTCAATTCAAACACCAGAAGATTTCCAAAAAGTGATGAATGATATTAAAAAAGAATATCCAAAATTAACACCATTTGGCTTCCCACCAGTGAAAGAAGAAGGTGGTCCATTTGAAAGAATTTTACAAGACTTTATTGGTGTTCCTTTAGAAACCAAAGATGGTAAATTTAACGAACGTAGTTTAGATCCAGAGTACAAAGAGTGGCTACAAGCAATTAATAAAGTCTATCAAGATGGCAATATCACTGATGATAGCTTTACTGATGATGGCGATACTTATAAAGGTAAACTTAAAAATGGTGACTATGCGATTGTTTTTGCTAATGGATTTAACGGCTCAGTTGGTGAGTTCCAAGATTTCAAAAACAAAGGTGAATCTGAATATATGGCAATTGATGGACCTAAGAGTACATCAGGTCGTGAAATCATGTTAAATCAAACAGGTATTTCAGGTTGGTTAGTTAACTATGTTTCTAAAAATGCCAAAGATCCAGCTAAAGCAACTCAATTATTTACTTATTTAATTAGTGAAGAAGGTCAAATCTTAACTAAGTTTGGTGTGGAAGGTGAAACATTCAAATACAATGCAGATAAAAAAGTTGAAATTTTACCAGAAGTCAAAGAATTAGAAAAAACAAACCCAGAAGAATATCGTAAAAAATATGGTTTAAGTGCCTTTAACTTCTTTAACAATGACCGTATGAATTTACTTAAAGAACCAGAAGATAGTGCTGTAACTCAAATGCAAGCTTGGGGTAAAGGAAAATTATCACCTCATTTTATTATTGAAAATACAACACCAGAATCTGGCTCAAAAGAAGCTCGTTCAGAAACAGCAATCAAAACAAAATATGACACAGCAGTTATTTCTTTAATCCGCTCTAAAACAGATGCAGATTTCGAAAAAACATACAAAGACTACGTTGATTTTACAGAGAAAAATAATATAGAAGAAATCAATAAAGCAAAAACTGACATTATGAAATCAAACAAAGAAAAATTAGGCATAAAAGACTAGAAAGGAGAGGTGGGAAAAGTCTAACTTTACCCACCTTTTGTGATAGAGATGAAAAATATATTATCAATTGACGGTTGGTACTTTAGAGTGTTCTCTAAATTGGCAAATTTGGTATTACTTAATTTAATATTTGTGGTTTCGATTATTCCGGTTGTGACAATTGGACCAGCGTTTATTGCTCTTATTTTGTCATTAAAGGAACTGAAAGAGGACGGCACATTGGCAGTTGCTAGAGTATATGGCACACACTTTAAAGATAACTTTAAGAAAGGGTTAATTCTATCTGTTATTGAATTACTTGCCTTTTTATTACCAAGTTCTTTAATTTATGTGAGTCTTCAATACATTCCATTATTAAGTACGTTGTTGATGATTTTATTTTCATTTGGCTTACTATTACTAGTTATTTTCCCTCTTATTTACAGCTTGAAAGATGTAACAATCAAACAAGGAATTCATCTTACATTAGAATTTGTCACAGTCCGAATTGCTTATGCGATTGCCTGTTTCATTGTTCCAGCAGTGATTGGCTTTATTAGTTTAAAATATTCGATTATTTTCTTAGTTTTAGTCGGAATTGCCACAAGTATTTATTTACAGCTTCATCTTCTTGAAAAAGGTGGGCTATTAGATGAAAACTAAAGATTATTGGGATGAACAATTGTCTCTTTCCAAGGAATTACCACTAGATCTAAGTTTAAAAAAGATCGATTTTCCAAGTACCATCGCCAATCTATATGACGTGACTTATACGAGCCTTTATGATGAAAAAATTCATGGCTGGTTTATTGAACCAAAGAACACAGAAAAATATCCCTTGGTCGTTGAGTTTATCGGCTACATGAATCATTTAGAATCACCTTTGCAGTTTATGCACTACTTAAGTGTGGGGTGTGGCGTGTTAGTCACTGATTCAAGAGGTCAGGGTGGTAAAACAAAGGACACGCAAAAATATCAAACCTATTCGGAATCAAGATTAATGGCTTGCGGCTTTTTAGATAGGGATGATTTTTATTTAAGACGTTTGTATTGGGATGCACTGCGTTTACTTGATGTTGTCCAAGAAATCTCCCATGTTGATAAAGAAAATATTTTTATTCATGGGACGAGTCAAGGTGGTGGCATTGGACTTTTCGCGAATAGTTTAACGCCACATCCTATTAAATACGGTTTCTATGATGTACCAAGTCACAGTAATTTGATTAGTCGCATTGCTCAAGGAACAGGGTCTTATCAAGGGATTCATGAATATTTAAAAAATAATCCAAGTGATGAAGAAAAAGTTTTAACTGTATTAGATTATTTTGATATCAAACATGTTGTTGATGAAATAACTAATCCAGTACTGATTTCAGTTGGTGAGGCTGATCCAATTTGTCCAAAGGAAGATTTTTTAGTAGCGTATCATAAAATCAAAGCCATTAAAGAGCTGGATACCTATCAACAACCAGGACATGGCGGTGGCGGATTAAAACACATAGAAAAAATATTAAATTATTTATTAAAAGAAACAGCTGGTGAATGCAATGAGAGAGATTAAAGTTGCGACATATAACGTTCGTACAGATACAGATTTTGATCAGAATTGGTCTTGGGATTACCGAAAAAATCACGTGATTGATTTAATTAAGTTTCATGATTGGGATATTTTAGGTGTTCAGGAAATAAGACCTAATCAGGTCAATGATCTGAAAAGTTTATCAGAGTACGCAAGTTTTACAAGAGAAAGAGAAGGCGACCAAACAGATGAAGGCTTAGGTATTTACTACCGAAAAACGTTGTTTGATTGCATGGGGCAAGGATTTTTTTGGTTGTCTGATACCCCTTTTGAATCAAGTATTCATCCAGAAGCAGGGTGTAAACGAATCGCTTTATGGATTATCTTGAAAGATAAACAGAGTAAACAAGAGTTTTTAGTAATTAATACACATCTAGACCATGTGTCCGAAGTAGCAAGACAAAAAGGAATGGATGTTTTACTTGAGGTATTAGCCAAAAAAATCAACGTTTATTCAACCATTCTTTTAGGAGATTTTAACGCTGAAAGAGAAGAAGTGTTACACGATAAACTACAAGAAATTTTTCAATATCCAGAAGATAATCAAGAGGTGTTCAACTATGGTCCAAAGGGAACCTTTCAAGAGTTTGAATATGAGAGAGATTGGAAGGATTTAGAATACATTGATTATATTTTATATAAAGACATGATATGTACCAAACGAGGCGTATTAACGGATTCGTGTGATGGGCGATTTCCCTCAGATCATTTTCCAGTTGTTACCACCTTTAAAATTTAACTATTAGGAGATTATAAAAATGAAACAAACTGAATTATTAGCCATTATTGAAAAAATGAGCCCGAAAGAAAAAGTTGATCAATTACTACAATTAGCTGCAGATTTTTATACCGATAACGCAGAGGATCGTACAGGTCCAATGGATAACTTAAACATTAATGAAACAACGATTGATAATGCAGGAAGTATCTTAGGTGTGTCTGGTGCACAAAAGGCTATCGACATTCAAAAAAATTATATTGAAAACAATCCCCATAACTTGCCTACGATTTTAATGGCAGACATTATTCATGGTTTTAGAACGATTTTCCCAATTCCTTTAGCCCTTGGTTGTACTTGGAATACAGATGCTGTAGAGGAGATGGCATCCATTTCAGCTTTAGAATCTTCTGTATCTGGTCTTCACTTAACCTTTTCACCGATGCTTGATTTAGTTAGAGATCCTCGTTGGGGACGTGTTTTAGAATCAACTGGAGAAGATCCTTATTTAAATAGTGTTTATGCTAAATCAATGGTTAAAGGCTATCAAGGTGATAATTTAAAAGAAGACGTGACAAAAGTAGCTGCTTGTGTGAAACATTTTGCCGCATACGGTGGGGCGATTGGTGGACGTGATTACAATACTGTAGATGTGTCTGAAACAACTTTACGTGAGAAATATTTACCAAGCTATCAAGCAGCGATTGATGCGGGAGCTAAACTTGTGATGACTGCTTTTAATACTATTGAAGGCGTTCCAGCAAGTGGGAATAAAAAATTATTTAGAGATGTATTAAGAGATGAGTTTGAGTTTAAAGGACCTGTTATTTCAGACTGGGCAGCCATTAAAGAGATGATTAATCATGGTGTGGCAGCTAACGAAAAAGATGCCGCTAGACTTGCGATTGAAGCAGGTGTGGATATTGAAATGATGACAACGTGTTATGACAAACATCTTTTAGAATTAATCGATGAAGATGCTAAATACATGGATTTATTAGATGAAGCGGTTCTTAGAATTTTAGAGTTGAAAAATGATTTAGGTTTATTTGAAAATCCTTACCGCGGGGCTGATCCTGTTAAAGAAAAAGAAGTGATTTTATCAGAATCACACCGTGAGTCAGCTCGTGAAATTGCTGAAAAATCAATGGTTCTTTTAGAAAATAAAGAGATTTTACCACTTGATAAAACAGCTAAAATCGCTGTGTTTGGACCAAAAGCAACAACAGGTGATTTAATGGGTGCATGGTCATGGCAAGGGAAATTTGACGAAGTAATCACGATTGCAGAGGGTTTGGTTTCTAAAGGCGAGCACGTGAGCGTTTCAACAACTAACTATGATTTATTTGAAAACACCGCTGAAAGTTTAGTTGACGCAAAAGAATTAGCAACAACGAATGATGTGGTTGTTTTAGCACTTGGTGAAGCTGATTGGATGAGTGGTGAAGCAGCAAGTCGTAGTGATATTAAATTGCCACAAAGCCAAATTGAATTATTTAAAATAGTTCGTTCAGTGGCTAAAAAAGTAGTGGTTGTTTTAGTGAATGGTCGTCCTTTAGATTTAACAGATATTTCAGAAGCAGATGCTATTTTAGAAGCGTGGTTCCCAGGAACTGAAGGTGGTAATGCAGTAGCGAATATTCTATTTGGTGACGTGAATCCAAGTGGTCGTCTGAGCATGTCATTCCCAGAAAATGTTGGTCAAGTCCCTGTTTATTACAATACTGAAAATACTGGTCGTCCTTATGAAGCGGCACCAGAAGAAAAATATGTTTCTAAGTACTTAGATGTATCTAACTATGCGAAATACCCATTTGGCTATGGTTTATCTTATAGCTCTGTTTCTTATGACAACTTAGCTCTTGATAAAGAAATCGGTGAAATTGAAGATACGATTAAAGTAACTGTGACAGTGACAAATCAATCAGATCGCTTAACAACAGAAACAATCCAAGTTTACACCCGTGATTTAGTTGGCGAAACTGCGAGACCTCTTAAAGAATTAAAAGCCTTTAAACAAGTAGAATTAGCGGCAAATGAAACAAAAGAAGTCGTGATTGAATTAGAAACTAAAAAACTAGCTTACGTTCATCAAGATTTATCATGGGCAGTAGATGCTGGTGAGTTTAACTTAATGGTTGGACCAAACAGTCGAGAATTAAAATTAGCTAAGAGTTTTTCTCTTAGATAACGGAGTGAACTAAATGAAACTAAAAAATTATTCAGGTAAAAACGTGTCTTTCGCGTTTTTACCTCATGGTGATATTAAAGAGATAACAGCTAAAGAAATCTTAATCAACCAATTAATTGGAAACGAATTTGATGGTAGTGTGAATAATTTGTTTCTACGTATTTTTACAGATAAATCCATTGAAGTTTATGCTTTAATTGGAAAACGTTCGGAGTCTAAAACTGAATTTTTTGAAAACGGTGTCCGGTGGAGTGGTAACATTCAAAATGTGGATTATGAAGTTGAAGTTAAGTTATCCAATCAAGATATTTGGTTTTGGGAAGTTAAGTTATCAGGTAGTGGCAATGTGGACGTTGTTTATGGTCAAGATTTAGGCTTAGCAAACAAAGGTGTCGTAACAACCAATGAAGCTTATAATTCTCAATACGTAGATCATTCTGCTTATCAAGTGAACGGAAGCTATGTGGTTTCTTCAAGACAAAATATGGCACAAAATAAGCGATTTCCATACCTACAACAAGGCTCATTAACTAAAAATGTTGGTTTTTCAACAGATGGTTACCAATTATTTGAAAAAACAGAAGGCAATAGTTATACAAGTTTATTAAGTCATCAAGAAAATCTACCCAATGAAGTTTATCAATTTGAGATGGCTTATACAGGACTTCAATCTGAACGTCTAACATTGACGGAAGATGCTCAAAAAGTGATTTTTTATGGTGCTTACTTAGAAAATCACCCCAAAGCTGTGAAACAAGCTGAAGTTAGTTTATTGGATATAGAAGTGAGTTATCAATCTCTTGAAGAACTGACAAACAGTACTGAAGTAGTTCAACCTTTAGCTAGTGGTGTAAAAGAAATTTCAGGAAAAGACTTAACAGAAGTAGAGATTAGTGAGTTATTTCCAACTAGAAAAGTTGAAGAAAAAAATGAAGCAGGAGAACTCTTATCTTTCTTTGATGACAAGGACTATCACGTTGTTTTAAAAGAAAAAGAATTGTTAATGGAAAGATCTCACGGTCATATTATTATTAGTGGGGAAGAAGAAACCATTGATAATCCAGTGATGGCAAGTACGCTTTACATGGACGGATTATTTAATTCTCAGATTGTTTTAGGGAACACTACCGTTAATAAATTCATAAGTAATACGCGTAGCACTCTTAACCTTCAAAAAAAATCAGGTCAACGTCTGTATATTAAAATCAATGAGGAATGGCACCGATTAGGCATGCCTTCTGCCTTTAAAATTGGTTTTAACTTTGGCACTTGGTATTACAAATTAGCAGATGATTTAATCGAAGTAACAAGTTATACAGTTGGTGAATCAAGAAGTATTAAATTAAGTGTTTCGAGTAAGAAAAATAAACATTATGACTTCTTAACAAGTTTTGATTTAGTGATGGGAGATAGTGAAAATAAACAAGATTACACTGTTTCAAAAGAGAATCACTTGTTAACGATTAAACCAACAGAAGACTCTGCTATTTACAATAAATACTCTGATTTAACTTATTATGTTTCTTTAGAAGAAAATTATGAGTGTTTATCGGCTAGTGAATTCTTCCAAATATCAACAGACGAAAATCTACTTCTACTTGAAGTGAAAGATAGTAGTCAAATGGCGATGACGATTCAAGGAACACTGTCAAATGAAGCGTTTAAATCAGAAGAGATGTCCTTAAGTCAAGCAAGTAAAAATTATGATCAATACATCTCAACTTTAAGTAATGACTTTTTACTTGAAGGAAAAGAGCAAGCTCGTTTAGATAAAATGAACGCCCTTGTTAAGTGGTATACCCATAATATGTTGGTTCATTATTTATCACCTCATGGATTGGAACAATATGGCGGGGCAGCATGGGGAACTCGTGACGTTTGTCAGGGACCTGTAGAATATTTCTTTGCCATGAACAAACCTGAAATTGTTCGCTCAATTATTTTAACAATTTATGCGAACCAATTTGATGATGATGGTAATTGGCCTCAGTGGTTCATGTTTGATAAATTTGAAGAAATTAAAGCAGATGAAAGTCATGGTGACATTATTGTTTGGCCTCTTAAAGTGGTCGGCGACTATCTAAGAATCACGGAAGATTTTACGATTTTAGAAGAGTTACTACCTTATTCTAGTCGTCAAAACTTTAAACAAACGAAAGAGACAGAAACACTTTTACAACATATTGAAAAACAAATTCAGTACATGGAAGATAACTTCTTAGAAGGAACCTATCTTTCTTGTTACGGTGATGGTGATTGGGATGATACCTTACAACCAGCTGATCAAAGCTTGAAGAAAAATATGGCAAGTAGTTGGACGGTTGCGTTAACTTATCAAACCATGAAACAATTTTTTGAAGTTATGACTGAAAACAATAAAACAATTGCTAAACGTAGTCAAAAAATAGCTGATGGTGTGTATCAAGATTTTCATAAGTATATGTTGCAGGATGAAGTGATTCCAGGTTTCTTATTCATGTCAGACACAGGTGAGACTGAGTTAATGGTTCATCCAAACGACACAAGAACAGGTATTGACTATCGATTATTGCCGATGACGAGAAGTATGATTTCAGAATTAATTGATCAAGAGGAAGTTAATAAACATTATGATATTATTCAAGAACATTTGAAATACCCAGATGCTGTTCGTTTGATGAACAAACCTGCTAATTATGAAGGTGGCGTTAGTGAAATATTTAAACGTGCAGAACAAGCAGCCAATCTTGGTCGTGAAGTAGGATTAGCTTATATCCATGCTCATATTAGATACATTGAAGCGATGGCAAAAATTGGTAAGCCAGAAGAAACTTGGCAGAATTTAGAAGTTATCAATCCAATTGGTATCTTCGACGTGGTATCTAATAGTGAACTAAGACAAGGAAATGCTTATTTTAGTAGTTCTGATGGTAATTTTAAAACAAGATATGATGCGAAAGAGAACTTTGAAGAATTAAAAACGAAGGAACGGACTGTTAAAGGTGGATGGCGTATTTATTCCAGTGGACCTGGTATCTATTTGAATCAATTAATTAGTAATGTCCTAGGGATTCGCAAAACCAATCAATTTGTGATATTTGATCCAGTCTTACCACAAGAATTAGATGGGGTGACA
Coding sequences within it:
- a CDS encoding GH36-type glycosyl hydrolase domain-containing protein, which codes for MKLKNYSGKNVSFAFLPHGDIKEITAKEILINQLIGNEFDGSVNNLFLRIFTDKSIEVYALIGKRSESKTEFFENGVRWSGNIQNVDYEVEVKLSNQDIWFWEVKLSGSGNVDVVYGQDLGLANKGVVTTNEAYNSQYVDHSAYQVNGSYVVSSRQNMAQNKRFPYLQQGSLTKNVGFSTDGYQLFEKTEGNSYTSLLSHQENLPNEVYQFEMAYTGLQSERLTLTEDAQKVIFYGAYLENHPKAVKQAEVSLLDIEVSYQSLEELTNSTEVVQPLASGVKEISGKDLTEVEISELFPTRKVEEKNEAGELLSFFDDKDYHVVLKEKELLMERSHGHIIISGEEETIDNPVMASTLYMDGLFNSQIVLGNTTVNKFISNTRSTLNLQKKSGQRLYIKINEEWHRLGMPSAFKIGFNFGTWYYKLADDLIEVTSYTVGESRSIKLSVSSKKNKHYDFLTSFDLVMGDSENKQDYTVSKENHLLTIKPTEDSAIYNKYSDLTYYVSLEENYECLSASEFFQISTDENLLLLEVKDSSQMAMTIQGTLSNEAFKSEEMSLSQASKNYDQYISTLSNDFLLEGKEQARLDKMNALVKWYTHNMLVHYLSPHGLEQYGGAAWGTRDVCQGPVEYFFAMNKPEIVRSIILTIYANQFDDDGNWPQWFMFDKFEEIKADESHGDIIVWPLKVVGDYLRITEDFTILEELLPYSSRQNFKQTKETETLLQHIEKQIQYMEDNFLEGTYLSCYGDGDWDDTLQPADQSLKKNMASSWTVALTYQTMKQFFEVMTENNKTIAKRSQKIADGVYQDFHKYMLQDEVIPGFLFMSDTGETELMVHPNDTRTGIDYRLLPMTRSMISELIDQEEVNKHYDIIQEHLKYPDAVRLMNKPANYEGGVSEIFKRAEQAANLGREVGLAYIHAHIRYIEAMAKIGKPEETWQNLEVINPIGIFDVVSNSELRQGNAYFSSSDGNFKTRYDAKENFEELKTKERTVKGGWRIYSSGPGIYLNQLISNVLGIRKTNQFVIFDPVLPQELDGVTLNYTMDDRPLKITYHLNSSVQQLKINGKLVAAETQKNRYRNEGLQISLEAFNSQTKIGEENELEIFIGEM